Proteins encoded in a region of the Bactrocera tryoni isolate S06 chromosome 4, CSIRO_BtryS06_freeze2, whole genome shotgun sequence genome:
- the LOC120773830 gene encoding piggyBac transposable element-derived protein 3-like, translating into MFRKGRGLFELKENEVQQILMGDNSEEEDNLLLDGTITEHTDSTRPEPSTSAPVNEAQHQPVFKWNSRTYALNVFRDVEYDFGKVQICQEAENGLLTPFDIFCSAKNFDNLVQYIVSESIRYAHQNGREFTIDPEEMKAFLGMNVVMGYHILPSLRDYWSTEPDMAVQFISNVMPRAPFEDIRRNLHFCNNEAVRDTTSSNYDRAYKVRPIIEHFNVSFQNALNNTVKQSIDEHMIKFKGHNVMKQYIKNKPVKWGFKLWCRCDAATGYLFEFDLYTGKRTSGIEYGLGESIVLQLTKKVEGLG; encoded by the coding sequence TAAAGAAAATGAAGTGCAACAGATTTTGATGGGTGATAACAGTGAGGAAGAGGACAATTTACTGCTTGACGGTACGATAACTGAACATACTGACTCAACAAGACCTGAGCCTTCCACATCAGCACCTGTAAACGAAGCACAGCATCAACCCGTCTTCAAGTGGAATTCGAGAACATACGCACTAAATGTTTTTCGTGATGTGGAATACGACTTCGGGAAAGTGCAAATCTGTCAAGAAGCTGAAAATGGACTATTGACTCCCTTTGAtatattttgttcagcgaaaaattttgataatttagtGCAATATATAGTATCGGAGTCAATACGATATGCTCATCAAAATGGACGGGAGTTTACTATTGATCCCGAAGAAATGAAAGCATTTCTTGGGATGAATGTAGTCATGGGCTATCATATCTTGCCATCATTGAGGGACTACTGGTCTACAGAACCAGACATGGCAGTACAATTCATATCGAATGTTATGCCAAGGGCTCCATTCGAAGACATTCGCCGGAATCTACATTTCTGTAACAACGAAGCGGTAAGAGACACAACTAGCTCTAATTATGATAGGGCATACAAAGTTCGGCCAATAATAGAGCATTTCAATGTATCGTTTCAAAATGCCCTCAATAACACAGTAAAACAATCAATCGACGAGCATATGATAAAATTTAAGGGTCATAATGTAATGAagcaatacataaaaaataagccTGTCAAATGGGGCTTCAAATTATGGTGCCGATGTGATGCTGCGACCGGTTATCTATTTGAATTTGATCTATATACGGGCAAACGAACTTCTGGAATCGAGTATGGATTAGGTGAATCAATAGTACTACAGCTAACGAAAAAGGTTGAAGGCTTAGGATGA